A window of Synechococcus sp. MEDNS5 contains these coding sequences:
- the nth gene encoding endonuclease III, which translates to MKKRERAAVVLERLNAHYPEPPIPLDHSDPFTLLIAVLLSAQCTDKKVNEVTPALFAAGPTPEAMAALDEKEILSHIRQLGLAKTKSRNVHKLAHILVNVHAGQVPTSFEELEALPGVGHKTASVVMAQAFGVPAFPVDTHIHRLAQRWGLSSGESVATTEKDLKSLFPRDSWNKLHLQIIFYGRDHCTARGCDGTVCPLCRELYPRRKKPVEWKKP; encoded by the coding sequence ATGAAGAAGCGCGAGCGGGCGGCCGTGGTTCTGGAGCGATTGAACGCGCACTATCCCGAACCTCCGATCCCCCTCGATCACAGCGATCCCTTCACCCTGCTGATCGCGGTCCTGCTCAGCGCCCAGTGCACCGATAAGAAGGTCAACGAGGTCACACCGGCACTCTTTGCCGCAGGCCCCACCCCAGAGGCGATGGCAGCCCTTGATGAAAAAGAGATCCTTTCCCATATCCGCCAGCTTGGCCTGGCCAAAACCAAGTCAAGGAACGTTCACAAGCTGGCCCACATCCTTGTGAATGTGCACGCAGGCCAAGTTCCGACCAGCTTCGAGGAGCTTGAAGCGCTGCCGGGCGTGGGTCACAAAACCGCCAGCGTGGTGATGGCTCAGGCATTCGGCGTGCCGGCATTCCCAGTCGACACCCACATCCACCGCCTGGCCCAGCGCTGGGGGCTAAGCAGCGGAGAGTCGGTGGCGACAACCGAAAAGGATCTCAAGAGCTTGTTTCCCAGAGACTCCTGGAACAAGCTGCATCTGCAGATCATTTTTTACGGGCGGGACCATTGCACCGCTCGAGGCTGCGACGGCACGGTGTGCCCGCTCTGCCGTGAGCTTTACCCCAGGCGCAAAAAGCCAGTGGAGTGGAAAAAGCCCTAA